ACGGTTGTAACGAATGGCAGATTTTCTGGAAAATTATAGTGCCCATTTCTAAGCCTATCTTTATAACCATAGGTGTTCTTTCCTCGATATACTGGTGGAATGAATTCTTTGTCCCAATGGTTTTCATCAATTCTGAAGATCTTAAACCCTTGAGTGTCGGAATTTACAGCTTTTCAAGAACGACTTTTATCGTGCGCTGGGATCTCATAATGGCAATGGCAACGATCATGATAATACCACCTATGATACTCTTCTTATTGGCCCGTGAATACATAACTGCAGGGATAAAGACAACAGGTTTGAAATAAAAAATGGAGCTCCCGAGGTAGGAGCTCCGTTTTATTGTTTGTTTTCACGATGATACAGATTTTTCACAACATCCGCACTCAATGGAATATCGTAGATCCTTAATTCATCTATCATCCCCTTGAAAGGTGGATCCCAGAAGTTCACACCCAGTGCAAACACACCTCCCGGACCCACGGAGAACACATCTGGTACCAGTCCATTAGGGTTAGGTTGACCATTGATTTGTATTTTGAGAGGAACTTCTTCTCCATTGATGAACAAACGTGCTTTTCCTTTGTCTACAGTTATCACAACATGGTACCATTTGTTCTTTTCCAGATTGAAAGGAGGTATTCCGTCAAACCATATGTCTTTTCTATCATTTCTGGCCCACAGTAGAGTACCATTGTTCCAGCCATACGGTACAAAACTTAACCAGTAGAAGTAATTTTCTTCGTCTATGTAGCATCCAAAGAAAGTGGTTGTGTGCTGCGTAAATGCCTCGATTTTTAGCCAGAAAGAAACAGAATAATCATAGTCAGTTATGATATCATCTCCGAGAACCACTCCCTTTTTTCCATCAAAAACCAGTGCTTGTCCCACCACACCTTCAACGAATTTCGGGTTTCCAAGAGCCGGAACGTTTATTCTGTTTCCAACAAGGTATGCCTCTCCGAAGTTTCCTGTTTTGTCTTTCAGGTCCCCATCGAATGGATAGTATGCTATCAGACCTTCGTTCAAATCTATACCTGCTACTAAGGAGATTACCCACACTATGAAAACTATTAGGAAAACTTTCTTCATCACAAAACATCACTTCCTTTCTACCTTCCATAATTATAGAGTATCCTCACCTCATCAGGCCCCAGCGCCCTATCGTAGATTCTGAGTTCATCGAACATGCCTTTGAATGGAGCATCCCAGTAATTGGCTCCAAGGGCAAACACTCCTCCTGGTTTCAGGCTGAACACATCCGGTAGTTTGCCCGTCAAGTTTTCCTGACCGTTTATTTGTATCTTTGTAAGAACCTGTTCTCCGTTGATGTAAACTCTGACAATCCCGTTCAGCACAGAAATTGCCACGTGGTACCATTTCCCGGGTTCAATGTTTTTGCTGAGGATACCATCGTACCATATGTTTTGCGCTTCATCCCTTGCCCAGAGCATTGTACCGTTGTTCCAGCAGAAAGGAACGAAGCTGATCCAGTGAATTTTTAGTTTTCTGTCGATGTAGGCCCCGAAGAATGTTGTCGTGAATCTCGTCAGCTTTTCTGCATAAACCCAGAAGGAAATTGTGTAATCGTAGTCTTTAATAAGATCTTCAGGAAGAAGAAGCCCCCTGCTTCCAGGAAGTTTTACAGCCTGTCCAACAACGCCATCAACGAATGTTATTTGTCCTCTACCAACACTTCCTATGGTTCTGCCTGTTTTGACTGCCTCTCCAAAGTGGCCAGTTGCATCCCTCAAGTTTCCATCGAATGGAAAGTAAGCAATCAGGGAAGGATCGTTGTTTGGATCAAAAGCGAAAATCACGCTGAACATCACTCCTAGTGCAAGCAAAAATAGTACCCTCTTCATGTTCTAACACCTCCATGCTGAAGATATTGAAAATTCAAAATTCATTCAACCCTTATTCCCCACACGGAAACTCCATGGTTGGAAAGAGCCGTGAAAACTGTTACCCATCTTTTTTCTGAGTAATGCCACTGTTTCAAAACGACTCCCCTGTACGTGACAGTGGAGCCTTCCTCGTTGATTTCCAGAGTGATGTAGTGTCCCTTCCTTTCCCATTTCCCTTCAACTGCTCCTGTTATCGTTCCATCCTGGTTCAGATGAATTCTCACAGGGTGTTTGATATTACTGGTGATTTCCTTTCCATGATTTATGAATAGGTATTCCCCTACGATCTCCTTGTCTGGTAAATCAGAGATCGTTTCACCTGCATAGGGGAAAGGAGCCATGACGAACCATCCATCTTCATTGAGAAAGAGTTGATGAACTCTGAGTTGATACGTTTCTCCTTTTCCAGGAAACCTTGTGTGGAAGAAAATGAAGTACTTTCCTGTTTCAGGGTCATAATAGGCGGAGTTGTGGCCAGGAGAGACGTATCCGAATGTTTTGAAGTCAATGGTACTGCTTTCACTCAGAGTGAAATTGCCCACAAGTTTGGCTCCATAATTTGCTATTACCGTCTTGCTCCCCATACAGTTTTCCATGCTCTTTCCCTCAGGGTCGTAGTATGGTCCATCTGGGCTTTTAGATCTTGCAACTCTAATGTTGTATCCTCCTCTGTAATCGAGCCCTCCAAAACTCAGAAAGAGATAGTAATAATTCGTCTCTGGACTATATAGAACGAAAGGCCCTTCCATAGAACTGTGATTCCCTCCTGCAAGTCTTTTTCCGTAACCCTGTCCGGGAAGAGGAAGACCCGTTTTAGGATTCAGTTTGAGGATGTAGATTCCTCCGAACCATGATCCGTAGACCATCCACAGATTTCCTTCTTTATCGTAAAAAACAGCAGGATCAAGGGCGTTCGGGTGCTTCCTAGAATTGTACGGTGTACCATCCTCACTTGGACCATCCACAGAATAAACCTGACCGGATCTCACAATCACTGCATAATGTTTATACGGACCTTCTACATTATCGGAGATGGCAATTCCTATGGCAGATCTTGGTGAACCAAAGGTAGAGGCGCAGTAGTACATGTAGTACTTTCCATCGGAAAGTCGAACAACGTGAGGTGCCCAGATATCGTTTCTTGTCCTTGCCCAGCTGAGAGCTTCCTTCAATTCCTCATTTATATTAGGTATTATGGGATTTTTATCGTGCGCACTCGTACTTATCTGATCCCAATGCATTAAATCTTTCGATTTTGCAACCTGAAGATGAGTTCCAAAGACGTAGTAAATATCGTCCACCTTGATGA
This portion of the Thermotoga sp. genome encodes:
- a CDS encoding LamG domain-containing protein gives rise to the protein MKKVFLIVFIVWVISLVAGIDLNEGLIAYYPFDGDLKDKTGNFGEAYLVGNRINVPALGNPKFVEGVVGQALVFDGKKGVVLGDDIITDYDYSVSFWLKIEAFTQHTTTFFGCYIDEENYFYWLSFVPYGWNNGTLLWARNDRKDIWFDGIPPFNLEKNKWYHVVITVDKGKARLFINGEEVPLKIQINGQPNPNGLVPDVFSVGPGGVFALGVNFWDPPFKGMIDELRIYDIPLSADVVKNLYHRENKQ
- a CDS encoding LamG domain-containing protein; this encodes MKRVLFLLALGVMFSVIFAFDPNNDPSLIAYFPFDGNLRDATGHFGEAVKTGRTIGSVGRGQITFVDGVVGQAVKLPGSRGLLLPEDLIKDYDYTISFWVYAEKLTRFTTTFFGAYIDRKLKIHWISFVPFCWNNGTMLWARDEAQNIWYDGILSKNIEPGKWYHVAISVLNGIVRVYINGEQVLTKIQINGQENLTGKLPDVFSLKPGGVFALGANYWDAPFKGMFDELRIYDRALGPDEVRILYNYGR
- a CDS encoding arabinan endo-1,5-alpha-L-arabinosidase, translated to IKVDDIYYVFGTHLQVAKSKDLMHWDQISTSAHDKNPIIPNINEELKEALSWARTRNDIWAPHVVRLSDGKYYMYYCASTFGSPRSAIGIAISDNVEGPYKHYAVIVRSGQVYSVDGPSEDGTPYNSRKHPNALDPAVFYDKEGNLWMVYGSWFGGIYILKLNPKTGLPLPGQGYGKRLAGGNHSSMEGPFVLYSPETNYYYLFLSFGGLDYRGGYNIRVARSKSPDGPYYDPEGKSMENCMGSKTVIANYGAKLVGNFTLSESSTIDFKTFGYVSPGHNSAYYDPETGKYFIFFHTRFPGKGETYQLRVHQLFLNEDGWFVMAPFPYAGETISDLPDKEIVGEYLFINHGKEITSNIKHPVRIHLNQDGTITGAVEGKWERKGHYITLEINEEGSTVTYRGVVLKQWHYSEKRWVTVFTALSNHGVSVWGIRVE